The DNA region AAGATCGTGCTCGACGATCGAGGCCTGAGCGGTCTGCTACGTCCCGGAATGTCGGCGGTACCAACCGTCAACACCAAATCGACTGTTGTCACGGAGGGCGAAGCCGCGGGCCAACTGGCCTCGCGTGGCGGCGCCCCCCGCAGTTGAGCAAACGCATTCTCCGACGCGTCCGAGGAGACAACCATGACCACGCGGCAAACCACCGCCGACGGCATTCCGGCCAGCGAACATCTGCCTTCATCCGCGGCGCCGGCGTCTCCCGTCGTCTCTGCGAAAACCTGGCTCGCAGTGACCGGGGCCACGCTCGGCGCATTCATGGCCGTGCTCAACATCCAGATCGTCAATGCCTCGCTTGCCGACATCCAGGGCGGCATTGGAGCAGGCCACGATGACGGCGGCTGGATCTCGACCTCATACCTGATTGCCGAGATCGTCGTGATCCCGCTGAGCGGCTGGCTTTCCCAGGTGTTCTCCGTGCGCATCTATCTGCTCGTTAACGCGCTCCTGTTCCTCGTGTTCTCGGCGGCATGCGCGATGGCGCTAGACCTACCGCAAATGATCGCGTTACGGGCCGTGCAAGGCTTCACCGGTGGCGTGCTGATTCCGATGGCGTTCACGCTGATCATCACGCTCTTGCCGAAGGCAAAACAGCCGATCGGGCTCGCAATGTTCGCGATCTCCGCGACATTCGCGCCGGCAATCGGTCCAACCATCGGCGGCTATCTCACCGAGAATTTCGGGTGGCAATACGTCTTCTACGTCAACGTCGCGCCCGGGGCGGTGATGATCGCCATGCTTTACGTTTCGCTGGAAGCGAAGCCGATGAATCTGTCACTGCTGCGCGAGGGAGACTGGAGCGGCATCATCACGATGACGATCGGACTGGCGGCGCTCCAGACCGTACTGGAAGAAGGCAACAAGGACGACTGGTTCGGTTCGCCCTTCATTGTGCGGCTCGCGGTGATCGCTGCGGTCGCACTGACGCTGTTCCTCGTGATCGAGCTGACCACGAACAAGCCGTTGCTGAACCTGCGCATTCTGCTCCGTCGCAATTTCGGCTTCGGCGTGCTCGCGAACTTTCTGCTCGGCGTCGCGCTTTATGGCTCGGTCTATATCCTGCCAGTCTATCTGTCCCGTATCCAGGGCTACAATTCGGAGCAGATCGGTATGGTGCTCGCGTGGACCGGCTTGCCGCAGCTCCTGCTGATCCCGCTGGTGCCACAACTGATGAAACGCATCGACCCACGCCTCATCATCGGCATCGGCTTTGCGCTGTTCGCGGCCTCCAACTTCATGAACATCTACATGACCAACGACTACGCTGCCGATCAGTTGTTCTGGCCGAACGTCGTCCGTGCGATCGGTCAGGCCTTGTGTTTCGCGCCGCTCTCTGCTGTCGCGACCTCCGGGATCGAGCAAGAGAACGCCGGATCTGCATCCGCCCTGTTCAATATGATGCGCAACCTTGGCGGCGCGATCGGGATCGCCGCACTACAGACGCTGCTTACCAACCGCGAACAATTCCACTCCAATCTGCTTTCGCAGCAGGTCACGATGTTCGAGCAGGCGACCCGCGCTCGGCTCGATCAACTTACGCAGTATTTCATAAGCCATGGCGTCATCGACCGCGCCGACGCTATTCACCGTGCCTACGTCGCGATTGGGAAGATCATCCAGAAGCAAGCCTTTATCCTCGGCTTCAGCGACACGTTCTATCTGCTCGGCGTCTCGCAACTCATCGCTCTGGGCGCAGCGCTCATGCTCACCAGGCCCGACCGCCTCGACGGCGGCGGCGCCCACTGACGACCATCTTCAACCCCGAAGGAGAACGACCATGAAGCCCCGCATGAATTTCTATCAGGCCGCACCCGAGACCATCAAAGCACTCACCGCTGTCGAAATCCAAATCCAGTCGTCTGGGCTCGAATTGTCGCTGATCGAGCTCGTCCGGACCCGCGCCTCGCAGATCAACGGTTGTGCCTTCTGCATCAACATGCATACACAGGATGCACGCAAGCACGGCGAAGCAGAACAGCGGCTCTATCTTCTCGACGCCTGGCGGGAGGCTCCGCTCTATACTGATCGCGAACGCGCCGCGCTGGCCTGGAC from Bradyrhizobium sp. B124 includes:
- a CDS encoding MDR family MFS transporter; this encodes MTTRQTTADGIPASEHLPSSAAPASPVVSAKTWLAVTGATLGAFMAVLNIQIVNASLADIQGGIGAGHDDGGWISTSYLIAEIVVIPLSGWLSQVFSVRIYLLVNALLFLVFSAACAMALDLPQMIALRAVQGFTGGVLIPMAFTLIITLLPKAKQPIGLAMFAISATFAPAIGPTIGGYLTENFGWQYVFYVNVAPGAVMIAMLYVSLEAKPMNLSLLREGDWSGIITMTIGLAALQTVLEEGNKDDWFGSPFIVRLAVIAAVALTLFLVIELTTNKPLLNLRILLRRNFGFGVLANFLLGVALYGSVYILPVYLSRIQGYNSEQIGMVLAWTGLPQLLLIPLVPQLMKRIDPRLIIGIGFALFAASNFMNIYMTNDYAADQLFWPNVVRAIGQALCFAPLSAVATSGIEQENAGSASALFNMMRNLGGAIGIAALQTLLTNREQFHSNLLSQQVTMFEQATRARLDQLTQYFISHGVIDRADAIHRAYVAIGKIIQKQAFILGFSDTFYLLGVSQLIALGAALMLTRPDRLDGGGAH
- a CDS encoding carboxymuconolactone decarboxylase family protein, coding for MKPRMNFYQAAPETIKALTAVEIQIQSSGLELSLIELVRTRASQINGCAFCINMHTQDARKHGEAEQRLYLLDAWREAPLYTDRERAALAWTEALTLIAETHAPDDVYEELRRHFSEAEATNLTILIGTINAWNRLSIAFRAVPPVKAKPATAA